From Anopheles coluzzii chromosome 3, AcolN3, whole genome shotgun sequence, the proteins below share one genomic window:
- the LOC120955502 gene encoding rRNA-processing protein FCF1 homolog, with translation MGNKNQVKRLQQQRASLLRRTIKPTDSRLKPTDRSKGKPKKKRDDDEPKLIDRPQGSSAMFFQYNTQLGPPYHILVDTNFVNFSIKNKLDIIKTMMDCLYAKCIPYITDCVVAELEKLGQKYKLALRIIKDPRFERLHCLHRGTYADDCLVQRVTQHKCYIVATNDKDLKRRIRKIPGVPIMNVAVNRYVVERMPDAFEPMGK, from the exons ATG GGCAACAAAAACCAGGTGAAgcggttgcagcagcagcgtgccaGTTTGCTCCGCCGTACGATTAAACCTACCGACAGCCGGCTCAAGCCCACCGATCGGTCGAAAGGGAAACCGAAGAAAAAGCGGGACGACGATGAGCCGAAACTAATCGACCGGCCCCAGGGCAGCTCGGCCATGTTCTTCCAGTACAACACACAGCTCGGCCCGCCCTACCACATCCTGGTCGATACGAACTTTGTCAACTTCAGTATCAAGAACAAGCTGGACATTATCAAAACGATGATGGACTGTCTGTACGCCAAGTGCATACCCTACATCACCGACTGCGTGGTGGCCGAGCTGGAAAAGCTGGGCCAGAAGTATAAGCTGGCACTGCGCATCATCAAAGATCCGCGGTTCGAGCGGCTGCACTGCTTGCACCGGGGCACGTACGCCGACGACTGTCTGGTGCAGCGGGTAACGCAGCACAAATGCTACATCGTGGCCACCAACGATAAGGACCTGAAGCGGCGCATACGCAAAATACCGGGCGTGCCCATCATGAACGTGGCCGTCAATCGGTACGTCGTCGAGCGGATGCCGGACGCGTTCGAGCCGATGGGGAAGTGA